The proteins below come from a single Homalodisca vitripennis isolate AUS2020 unplaced genomic scaffold, UT_GWSS_2.1 ScUCBcl_2144;HRSCAF=6609, whole genome shotgun sequence genomic window:
- the LOC124371863 gene encoding actin-related protein 2/3 complex subunit 1A-B-like: MSEKHSFFLNPITCHAWNKDRSQIALSPNNHEVHIYQRNGNDWILLDVLNQHDLRVTDIDWAPNSNRIVTCSADRNAYVWTLSEDGKWKPTLVLLRIIRAATCVKWSPKENKFAVGSGAKLISVCYFERENDWWVSKHIKKPIKSTVTALDWHPNNYLLVVGSTDFKVRVYSAYVKDIDEPPPPTPWGSKAAIGQLLAEFQNSNYGGGWIHSVSFSGDGTRVCWVSHDASVCVADASRNNAVSKLRTECLPFLSCVWVGSNSIVAAGHGCCPMLYVVDDSGQVQFGGKLDTSTKKEAAGLSAMKKFQSFDRNARLENDTVLDTIHQNAITCVCVYQGTKGNATRVSTSGNDGQLVIWDLQSVEGGMQGLKIN, from the exons AAATTGCTCTTTCACCAAACAATCATGAAGTACACATCTATCAACGTAATGGCAATGACTGGATACTGCTTGATGTCCTCAACCAACATGATCTGCGAGTCACGGACATCGACTGGGCACCCAACTCCAACCGAATCGTCACATGTTCTGCg GACCGTAATGCATATGTGTGGACTCTGAGTGAAGATGGGAAGTGGAAGCCGACTCTTGTTCTATTGAGAATTATCAGAGCTGCTACATGTGTCAAGTGGTCTCCTAAAG AGAATAAGTTCGCTGTGGGCTCTGGTGCCAAACTGATCTCTGTATGCTACTTTGAGCGAGAGAATGACTGGTGGGTGTCGAAGCACATCAAGAAGCCCATCAAGTCAACAGTGACTGCCCTCGACTGGCATCCAAACAATTATTTGCTGGTTGTTGGCTCAACGGACTTCAAG GTGCGGGTGTACTCCGCTTACGTGAAGGACATAGATGAGCCTCCCCCACCCACACCGTGGGGAAGCAAGGCAGCCATTGGTCAGCTGCTGGCCGAGTTCCAGAACTCCAACTATGGAG GTGGATGGATCCACAGTGTCAGTTTCTCTGGGGACGGAACACGAGTGTGTTGGGTGAGTCATGACGCCTCGGTCTGTGTGGCTGATGCCTCACGCAATAACGCTGTCTCCAAGCTGCGCACAGAGTGTTTGCCATTCCTCTCCTGTGTGTGGGTCGGCAGTAATTCTATTGTAGCCGCG GGTCATGGGTGCTGTCCAATGTTGTACGTGGTTGATGACTCGGGGCAAGTTCAGTTTGGGGGAAAACTGGACACCTCGACAAAGAAGGAGGCTGCAGGTTTAAG TGCAATGAAGAAATTCCAGAGTTTCGACAGAAATGCTCGGCTAGAAAATGACACAGTTTTGGATACAATCCACCAGAACGCCATCACATGTGTATGCGTTTACCAAGGGACGAAAGGGAACGCCACCAGAGTATCGACCAGTGGAAACGATGGACAACTAGTTATATGGGATCTTCAG TCTGTGGAAGGTGGCATGCAAGGATTGAAGATCAACTAG